One window of Acidobacteriota bacterium genomic DNA carries:
- a CDS encoding type II toxin-antitoxin system VapC family toxin — MKLAYLLDTGIVSAPMSKTPNPAILERLDKRGPECAIAAPVWHEMTYGCRRLPKGKRRAALEAYLRDVVHGSFPILPYDEAAATWHGEERARLEAAGRPAPFVDGQIAAIAHVNGLILATTNHKDFARFRGLVVENWAK; from the coding sequence CTGAAGCTCGCATACCTCCTCGACACGGGCATCGTTTCCGCACCGATGTCGAAGACTCCCAATCCCGCGATTCTTGAGCGTTTGGACAAGCGCGGTCCAGAGTGCGCAATTGCGGCGCCTGTATGGCACGAAATGACTTACGGATGTCGGCGGCTTCCAAAGGGGAAACGCCGCGCTGCTCTGGAGGCGTATCTGCGCGACGTCGTGCACGGGTCGTTTCCGATCCTGCCGTACGATGAGGCTGCGGCCACCTGGCACGGCGAGGAGAGGGCCAGACTTGAAGCGGCGGGTCGGCCGGCGCCGTTCGTCGACGGTCAGATCGCGGCGATCGCCCACGTCAACGGGCTTATTCTCGCGACGACTAATCACAAAGACTTCGCGCGTTTCAGAGGGTTGGTGGTCGAGAACTGGGCGAAGTAG
- a CDS encoding ABC transporter permease: MFAEFRFAARALARWRGGALTAVLILGIGIGATTSLYALARATLTDFSGLPDIERLGRIYSADGAGRERVPVSLGEYDANLSRAGSFAAIGAYTQRDVTVGTAESQRTMTAGYASPAFFAAMGVVAAQGRLIGPADSDPAQPKVIVSDAVWRNRFNGRSLVDATLVVDGIERGVVGVMPRSFHFSLVGVTADLWVPLERRAIGAPASVAVFARLCDDASWPGAHAELSALARARRQGTWRAIPIADDQKQRAATTMTLTLGPAMLVLLIACINVGCMLMARGVQRDTELSIQRALGATRTRIVRQLFAENLLLAAAGGTLGCALAIGTLRAVGYALAAIQPAMADRLGTGLDLLPLALSTAIGSSVLFGAVPAVRLSRRDVAASLNGVPARYRIHIAAYGARDLVVFLELASAVGLIVFAALITTIISGISGAAPHFAAERLVAVTVPVGDVDEVMTRVRRMPGVEDTTRTSAMMGGMIVRSQAEQLQADATGTVFVSLIGVGPSFFDTIRLPIVRGRPFSHDEVSPAAGVAVISESAARLLAPQGDALGMQVRRVGGTVGSLVVIGICRDAVDFGPLTRAGLVPPDVYVPYARPERGDALVLARVGGDPHRLLRPIASDLMDISPGGTTPRPRIVSDELEAEHDGGAGLVVWKLIGALCVIALLLASTGVFAVVSQSVAQRTREFGIRLALGAAPRRVLTMVLARETKLIAAAFGAGAAFTFGLTRIMFAELTTLAGTTPALWAAVGVGCATLAGAAVFFATRHIVTLDPLVVLRRT; encoded by the coding sequence ATGTTCGCCGAGTTCCGTTTCGCCGCACGCGCGCTTGCTCGTTGGCGCGGAGGAGCTCTTACCGCGGTCCTGATACTCGGCATCGGAATTGGCGCCACGACCAGCCTGTACGCCCTCGCGCGCGCGACGCTGACGGACTTCTCCGGCCTGCCGGACATCGAGCGCCTCGGGCGCATCTACTCGGCTGACGGCGCTGGCAGGGAGCGCGTCCCCGTTTCGCTCGGCGAGTACGATGCCAACCTTTCTCGCGCGGGATCGTTCGCTGCGATCGGCGCGTACACACAGCGTGATGTGACCGTTGGAACCGCTGAGAGTCAGCGCACCATGACGGCTGGGTACGCGTCTCCAGCCTTTTTCGCGGCGATGGGCGTCGTCGCCGCCCAGGGACGCCTGATCGGTCCGGCAGACTCCGATCCTGCGCAACCGAAAGTCATCGTCAGTGATGCAGTCTGGCGCAACCGGTTCAACGGCCGATCGCTCGTTGATGCGACGCTCGTCGTCGATGGCATCGAGCGCGGCGTCGTCGGCGTCATGCCACGGTCCTTTCACTTTTCATTGGTTGGGGTGACAGCTGACCTCTGGGTTCCACTGGAACGGCGGGCTATCGGCGCGCCCGCAAGCGTCGCGGTGTTCGCACGACTTTGCGATGACGCAAGCTGGCCAGGGGCTCACGCAGAGCTCTCGGCACTCGCGCGGGCGCGTCGTCAGGGCACTTGGCGTGCGATTCCAATTGCCGACGATCAGAAGCAGCGTGCCGCGACGACGATGACGCTAACGCTCGGTCCCGCGATGCTGGTGCTGTTGATTGCATGCATCAATGTCGGCTGCATGCTGATGGCGCGCGGTGTGCAACGCGATACCGAATTGAGCATTCAACGGGCGCTCGGCGCCACTCGAACACGCATCGTGCGTCAGCTCTTCGCGGAAAACCTCTTGCTTGCGGCGGCCGGAGGAACGCTTGGCTGCGCTCTCGCGATTGGTACCCTGCGAGCCGTCGGGTATGCACTGGCGGCGATCCAGCCGGCGATGGCAGACCGGCTTGGGACTGGGTTGGACCTGCTGCCACTCGCCCTCTCCACGGCGATCGGTTCGTCCGTGTTGTTTGGAGCGGTGCCGGCGGTACGGCTTTCCAGACGCGACGTCGCCGCCTCGCTCAATGGAGTGCCCGCTCGGTACCGAATTCACATCGCGGCGTACGGCGCGCGCGATCTCGTCGTTTTCTTGGAGCTCGCATCTGCAGTCGGGCTCATTGTCTTCGCCGCGTTGATTACCACGATCATCTCCGGGATCAGCGGGGCGGCACCTCACTTTGCCGCCGAGCGTCTCGTGGCTGTGACGGTACCTGTGGGTGATGTCGATGAGGTCATGACTCGCGTCCGAAGGATGCCGGGCGTGGAGGACACCACGCGCACCTCCGCGATGATGGGAGGCATGATCGTTCGGAGTCAGGCAGAGCAACTGCAGGCGGACGCGACGGGAACTGTCTTCGTATCACTAATCGGTGTCGGTCCGTCGTTCTTCGATACCATCCGTCTACCAATCGTGCGGGGACGGCCATTCAGTCACGACGAAGTCAGCCCGGCGGCAGGTGTTGCCGTCATCAGCGAGTCTGCCGCGCGCCTGCTGGCACCTCAGGGCGATGCGCTGGGAATGCAGGTGCGGCGCGTTGGAGGGACCGTCGGGAGCCTCGTTGTAATTGGCATCTGCCGCGACGCGGTCGATTTCGGACCCCTCACCCGAGCCGGCCTGGTGCCGCCCGATGTGTACGTCCCCTACGCGCGCCCGGAACGCGGCGACGCACTGGTACTGGCAAGAGTGGGTGGCGATCCCCACAGGCTTCTGAGGCCGATCGCTTCGGACCTGATGGACATCTCGCCCGGCGGCACCACTCCTAGACCACGCATCGTGTCCGACGAGCTCGAGGCTGAGCACGACGGTGGCGCGGGGCTAGTCGTCTGGAAGCTGATCGGCGCTCTCTGCGTGATAGCCCTTCTCCTCGCGTCGACCGGTGTATTCGCTGTCGTGAGCCAATCCGTAGCGCAGCGCACTCGAGAGTTTGGCATCCGGTTGGCGCTGGGCGCCGCCCCGCGGCGCGTGCTCACGATGGTCCTCGCACGGGAGACAAAGCTAATTGCCGCGGCTTTCGGCGCGGGAGCTGCATTTACTTTCGGTCTGACTCGGATCATGTTTGCTGAATTAACAACGCTGGCGGGGACGACGCCCGCGTTGTGGGCCGCGGTGGGCGTCGGATGTGCGACGCTGGCCGGTGCGGCTGTATTCTTCGCAACGCGTCACATCGTCACGCTCGATCCGCTGGTGGTGTTACGGCGAACCTAG